The DNA region CAAATACGGCATCAAGACCTGGGTGGCCTGCGACTCCAAATCCAGCTACGCCTGGAAGATGCAGGTCTACACCGGCAAGGCCACATGCGGAGGCCCCGAGAAGAACCAGGGGATGAGGGTCGTGCTTCGATTTGGACGCAGGGACTCAGGGGGTCACAACGTCACCTGCGACAATTTCTTCACCTCATACGAGCTCGCGCGCCAGCTCCTGACCAGGAACGTCACCGTGGTCGGCACAGTCAGAAAGAACAAGCCAGAGCTCCCGCAGGCGCTGCTCGCCTCAAAGGAcaggctcctcttctcctccaagtTCGCCTTCACGCCCACCACCGCTCTAGTGTCCTACCTGCCAAAGAAAAACAAGAACGTCTTACTCTGAGCACGCTGCACACCGAGGCTCACGTTAGCCGTCGCCAGGACAAGAAGCCGGCCATCGTCCTAGACTACAACAGCAACAAGGGAGGTGTGGACAACCTAGACAAGGTGATTGGAACCTACAGCTGCAGGAGGATGACCGCTGCACTGGCCCCTGGTCATCTTCCACAACATCCTTGACGTGTCCTCTTACAACGCTTTTGTCATATGGCGAGAGCTCAACCCCACTTGGATGCCTGGTAAGCGAAACAAGAGGAGGGGTGTTCCTCGAGCAGCTGGGAAAGGCACTAGTGACTCCGTTCATACAAAGAAGGGGCCCGTCTCCCTCGCACCGGAAGCCTCTGCGGCGCTCGTCAAAGCTGTTCAGAGGGCTACGTATCGTGATCAGCCCCGGCGGGATCACGCCCCCGCAGCACCGGACCACGCACCGGCCCAAGTACCCAACCCCGCACAACCCAGTAAGAGGAAGAGGTGTCAGGTCTGCCCCACAAAGAaggactgtaaaacacacacggTGTGCACCAGGTGCTTAGAAAGAACGCGACTTCCCGTCGCGTCCGCGCGGCGTCGTcgcgtgctgctctgctgtttgttgctactaggactacctgccaaactattccacgtttttacttttaataagcgtttaattaatctctgtgttcaacaaatttaccaactttttagttttgtcctcactcatcttttttcgattaaactttttcaccccggacgtttatcccgagacagaagagtcacttTCCTGtcgcgttttagctgccaactttacgttattttcctttttccatcgcaactttttcccttattcaactttttccctccggacgcttcatctggacatggttcatcaacatcttcaacagccgaagctaagtagtaacattaacatgatgtcttctaattgcagtcgctgtactcataatataaggagaattctcgccttacgcgAGAcaagctgtgctacaagcccagcttcaggcacgcaatcgttaggcaagagtaatatcagtgtaggaaaggaagaagcagcgtctgtgccaccagcaaGTACAGACAGTAGCGTTAGTttaatccccccgcacagtcccgcGGGGACAACTTtcctcatgtctggaggaaatactgttggaatgctcaaccggtgtacGCTCATTCAGCCggcagaaaccttcaaccggttttccccattatgtgcGAGTCGGAGTCtggtctgagtcttctctagtctctactcctcccgttacggggtctgagactccgaaggctccaccattagctctgacaaattgaaaaccctagtcattggcgactccattacccgcagtattagacttaaagcagaatcacccagcgatcatacactgtttaccagggggcagggctaccggcgttaaggctaatctaaagatggtgccagctaaagctaaaactggcgagtgtagagagtatagagatattgttatccacgtcgccactgtgatgttaggatgaaacagtcagaggtcaccaagtgcagcatagcttcagcgtgtaaatcagcctAGAAAGATGTGTACGGCATCgggtaattgtctctggcccccctcccagttagtGGCGGGTCTCTACAGcaagtctcagcactcaatcgctggttgaaaactgttttctgcccctcccaaaagataacatttgtggataattggccctctctTTCTCGGACTCACCCctacaaacaggatcaagccctgacctgctgaggagtggcGGACTCCATCCtcgctggaggggtgctctctcttatctaccaacatagatagggctctaacccctctagccccacagtgaaatagggtgcaggccaggcagcaggctgttagccatcctgccagcttagtggagtctgccaatagcatagtcccagtgtagtcagctcagccatacccattgagactgtgtctgtgcctcgacctaggttgggcaaaactaaacatggtggtgttcacctacaatcttattaggataaagacctcctccattcctgccattattgaaagagatcgtgatactcacatctcaaaatagggttacttaatgttagattcctcacttcaaaggcagtcatagtcaatgaactaatcactgatcataatcttgatgcttgattggcctgactgaaacatggcttaagcctgatgaatttgctgtgttaaatgaggcctcacctcctggttacactagtgaccatattccccgtgcatcccgcaagagGCGGAgagtgttgctaacatttacgatagcaaatttcaatttacaaaaaaaaataacgtttttcatctttcgagcttctagtcatgaaatctatgcagcctactcaatcactttcttatagctactgtttacaggcctcctgggccatatacagcgttcctctctgagtttcctgattcctatcagaccttgtagtccactagcagatcatattctaatttttggtgattttaatattcacatggagaagtccacagacccactccaaaagtctttcggagccattatcgactcagtgggttttgtccaacatgtctctggacctactcactgccacagtcatactctggacctagttttgtcccatggaataaatgttgtagatcttaatgtttttccacaaaatcctggactatcggaccaccattttattgtcgtttgcaatcgcaacaaataatctgctcagaccccaaccaaggagcatcaaaagtcgtgctataaattctcagacaacacaaaaattcattgatgcccttccagactccttctgcctacccaagggcgtcagaggacaaaaatcagttaaccacttaactggggaactcaatttaaccttgcgcattACCTAGATGCATTTGCACCCCTAAAaagcgaaaaacatttgtcatcagaaactagctccctggtatacagaaaatacccgagctttgaagcaagcttccaggaaattggagcggaaatggcgccacaccaaactggaagtcttccggctagcttggaaagacagtaccgtgcagtaccgaagagccctcactgctgctcgatcatcctacttttcccaAATTAATCCCggggaaaataagaacaatccaaaatttctttttttgatactgttgcaaagctaactaaaaagcagcattccccaagagaggatggttttcacttcagcagtgataaattcatgaacttctttgaggaaaagatcatgaccattagaaagcaaattacggactcctctttgaatctgcgtattcctccagggcttagctgtcctggatctgcacagctctgcgaggagcctgggatcgggagagacacttaagtgttttagtactatatctcttgacacaatgatgaaaataatcatggcctctaaccttcaagctgcatactggatccctattcctactaaactgctgaaggagctgcttcctgtgcttggccgcctcctatgttgaacataataaacagctctctatccaccggatgtgtaccaaacttcactaaaagtggcagtgataaagcctctcttaaaaaaagccaaaccttgaccagGAAAATattaaaaaactatcggcctatatgaatcttccattcctctcaaaaattttagaaaaaagctgttgcgcagcaactcccTGCCTTTCTGAAACAAACAATGTAtccgaaatgcttcagtctggttttagaccccactagcactgagactgcacttgtgaaggtggtaaatgaccttttaatggcgtcagaccgaggctctgcatctgtcctcgtgctactagaccttagtgctgcctttgacaccatcgatcaccacattcttttggagaggctggaaacccaaattggtctacacggacaagttctggctggttttagatcctacctgtcggaaagatatcagtttgtctctgtgaatggtctgtcctccgacaaatcaacttaatttcggtgttcctcaaccgttttaggaccactattgttttcactatatattttacctcttggggatgttattcgaaagcTATAATgtttaactttcactgctatgcggatgactacacagctgtacatttcaatgaagcatggtgaagccccaaaaattGCCCTGctaaagcctgtgtttcagacataaggaagtggtggCTGAAAACTTTGACTTTTAAacttcggacaaaacagagatgcttgttctaggtcccaagaaacaaagagatcttctgttaaatctgacaattaatcttgatggttgtaaagtgcgtctcaaataaaactgtgaaggacctggcgttactcttgaccctgatctctcttttggcgaacatatcaagactgtttcaaggacagcttttccatctacgtaacattgcaaaaatcagaaattttctgtccaaaaatgatgcagaaaaattgatccatgcatttgttacttctagattggactactgcaatgctctattttccggctaccggataaagcactaaataaacttcagttagtgcttaatacggctgctagaatcctgactagaaccaagaaatttgatcatattactccagtgctagcttccctacactggcttcctgttaaggcaagggctgatttcaaggttttactgttaacctataaaacgTTACATGAGgcctcctacctatctttccgagttggtcctgccgtacataccaatacgtgcgCTCTACGGTCACAAGCACGC from Coregonus clupeaformis isolate EN_2021a chromosome 12, ASM2061545v1, whole genome shotgun sequence includes:
- the LOC121578457 gene encoding piggyBac transposable element-derived protein 4-like, producing MPLKVFHAYSRLLRFDDRQTRAERRAAGGGDKLAAVREVWDKWVERLPLLYNPGPDVTVDEQLVPFRGRCPFRQYIPSKPAKYGIKTWVACDSKSSYAWKMQVYTGKATCGGPEKNQGMRVVLRFGRRDSGGHNVTCDNFFTSYELARQLLTRNVTVVGTVRKNKPELPQALLASKDRLLFSSKFAFTPTTALVSYLPKKNKNVLL